One window of Trichoderma breve strain T069 chromosome 3, whole genome shotgun sequence genomic DNA carries:
- a CDS encoding serine aminopeptidase, s33 domain-containing protein has translation MFKSVALVAFATAVAARKCHDLTIPISISARNAVFDLPALVSELDVTNFFLDFVRPGVNTTDKYLTGYKTVSGHYNIAATYCQPDHGPGKTLQILTHGVGFDRSYWDYPYDHYNYSYVAEAVDEHGFSTFTWDRLGVGASSKGNPINEIQQFLEVAALTELSTLLRKGSVKGINAKFSKFVHAGHSFGSAITYNFVNANPTFSDAAILTGFSQNPNFLAGFALGGNFKPVKEVPCQAAKYPVGYITVPSSTGVNIQFFAPHDFDPKLLTYATENGQAAAPGEILTIGAGTGAVNSFKGHLLIVTGNEDVPFCGGNCSDTTTIQGTFPDLISFSKPFFPHASSFKASVIPGGGHGLNLGYSHKLAYNSIFDFLKSSL, from the exons ATGTTCAAATCAGTGGCACTCGTGGCTTTTGCCACAGCCGTTGCGGCTCGAAAATGCCACGACCTCACTATTCCAATTTCTATCTCAGCTCGAAACGCCGTCTTCGACCTTCCAGCTCTTGTATCAGAGCTTGATGTCACCAACTTCTTTCTTGACTTTGTTCGGCCAGGTGTTAATACCACCGATAAATACCTAACAGGA TATAAAACTGTCAGCGGCCATTACAATATCGCAGCCACCTACTGCCAGCCAGACCATGGCCCGGGTAAAACCCTTCAGATATTGACACACGGCGTTGGATTTGACCGCAGCTACTGGGACTACCCCTATGACCACTACAACTATAGCTACGTTGCCGAAGCCGTCGACGAGCATGGTTTCTCGACCTTTACCTGGGACCGTCTCGGTGTTGGCGCTTCCTCCAAGGGCAACCCAATCAATGAGATCCAGCAGTTCCTTGAGGTTGCTGCTCTCACAGAGCTCTCAACACTGCTTCGCAAAGGCTCTGTGAAGGGCATCAACGCTAAATTCAGCAAATTTGTCCACGCTGGCCATTCCTTTGGCTCTGCCATAACCTATAACTTCGTCAATGCCAACCCGACCTTTAGCGATGCTGCCATCTTGACCGGCTTCAGCCAGAACCCAAACTTCCTCGCCGGCTTCGCCCTCGGCGGCAATTTCAAGCCTGTAAAGGAGGTCCCTTGCCAAGCTGCTAAGTACCCCGTTGGCTACATTACGGTGCCGTCAAGTACTGGCGTCAATATTCAGTTCTTTGCTCCCCATGACTTCGATCCTAAGCTACTCACATATGCCACTGAAAACGGCCAAGCCGCTGCCCCTGGCGAGATACTTACCATCGGCGCTGGCACCGGCGCGGTCAACTCATTCAAGGGCCACCTGCTCATCGTCACAGGAA ATGAGGACGTGCCTTTTTGCGGTGGCAACTGCTCGGACACGACCACTATTCAGGGAACTTTCCCCGAtctcatctccttctccaagCCTTTCTTTCCCCACGCTTCGAGCTTCAAGGCAAGCGTCATTCCTGGAGGTGGCCACGGCCTCAACTTGGGGTACTCGCACAAGCTCGCATACAACTCCATATTCGACTTTCTTAAATCTTCTTTGTAA